Proteins found in one Flavobacterium channae genomic segment:
- a CDS encoding GreA/GreB family elongation factor, translated as MTFKQKIKLHYQNLLSEKINELRFMISDLAQDAQNDAKGSAGDKHETALSMMHLEQEKLNQKLAEIIEQKNVVDKIDAEANYTKIALGSLVQTNDMLFYISAALPKIQLENKTIIAVSPQSPLGSQLMGKSLGDEVIINNNRFQIKSIE; from the coding sequence ATGACATTCAAACAAAAAATAAAATTGCATTATCAAAACCTATTATCCGAAAAAATAAACGAATTGCGTTTCATGATTTCTGATTTGGCTCAAGATGCACAAAACGATGCCAAAGGTTCGGCTGGCGATAAGCACGAAACCGCTTTATCGATGATGCATTTAGAGCAAGAAAAACTCAATCAAAAATTAGCAGAAATCATCGAACAAAAAAATGTTGTAGATAAGATTGATGCTGAAGCAAATTACACCAAAATAGCACTTGGAAGTTTGGTTCAAACCAATGACATGTTATTTTACATCAGCGCAGCTTTACCTAAAATCCAACTCGAAAATAAAACGATAATTGCAGTTTCGCCACAATCGCCATTAGGAAGTCAATTAATGGGAAAAAGTCTCGGAGATGAAGTTATAATTAATAATAATCGATTTCAAATTAAATCAATTGAATAA
- the asnB gene encoding asparagine synthase B yields MCGILAIIGKGKEATLVQQLSKRMSHRGPDESDIHVTEKGHILAHERLSIVDLHTGKQPIQGTDSAWMVHNGEIYNHKKLRETMLKHHTFRTTSDSEVIVHLYEEFGYDFCDMLDGIFALVVIDGDDYIVARDPLGVKPLYYGMDERGRLYFASEMKAITDQCKSFSTFPPGHYYTEKTGFVKYYKPEWEAHEKAVEKLDLQALNASLTQAVEKRLMCDVPFGVLLSGGLDSSLIASITSRLLEGSGQELHSFSIGLDASAPDLVAAKKVADFIGTTHHEIHFTVEQGIEILDKLIWHLETYDVTSIRASTPMYFLSKAITEKGIKMVLSGEGADEIFGGYLYFRNAPSVLDFQKETVERVQKLFTADLLRADKSTMAHGLEARVPFLDKAFLELAIKVQPEEKMPKTYEGVEKYILRKAFDTPEKPFLPEEILWRQKEQFSDGVGYNWIDTLIEYCSSQVTDEEFAKAKALFPYNTPVTKEAFFYRTIFHKHFPQDSAAQTVRKWIPKWQENQDPSGRANAAHVKADVSIASSTELV; encoded by the coding sequence ATGTGCGGAATATTAGCCATTATAGGAAAAGGAAAAGAAGCAACATTAGTACAACAATTGTCTAAAAGAATGAGTCATCGTGGTCCAGATGAAAGTGATATTCATGTTACGGAGAAAGGACATATTTTGGCGCACGAACGTTTGTCAATTGTCGATTTACACACCGGAAAACAACCCATTCAAGGAACCGATTCCGCTTGGATGGTGCATAATGGCGAAATATACAATCACAAAAAATTAAGAGAAACCATGTTGAAACATCACACGTTTAGAACTACATCGGATTCTGAAGTTATAGTGCATTTGTACGAAGAGTTTGGTTATGATTTCTGCGACATGTTGGATGGGATTTTCGCATTAGTCGTTATCGATGGAGATGATTACATCGTAGCTCGCGACCCGCTTGGAGTAAAACCTTTATATTATGGAATGGACGAAAGAGGTCGTTTGTATTTTGCATCAGAAATGAAAGCGATTACCGACCAATGTAAGTCATTTTCAACTTTTCCTCCAGGACATTATTATACTGAAAAAACAGGTTTTGTTAAATACTACAAACCAGAATGGGAAGCACACGAAAAAGCAGTTGAGAAATTAGATTTACAAGCTTTAAACGCAAGTTTGACTCAAGCAGTTGAAAAACGTTTAATGTGTGATGTACCATTTGGAGTTTTACTTTCTGGCGGATTAGATTCATCTTTAATTGCATCCATTACTTCAAGATTATTAGAAGGAAGCGGACAAGAATTGCATTCGTTTTCTATCGGATTAGATGCTTCGGCTCCGGATTTAGTAGCAGCAAAAAAAGTGGCAGATTTCATTGGAACAACACATCACGAAATTCATTTCACAGTCGAACAAGGAATCGAAATTTTAGATAAATTGATTTGGCATTTGGAAACCTATGATGTAACGTCAATTCGTGCGAGTACGCCTATGTATTTCTTGTCGAAAGCAATTACGGAAAAAGGAATCAAAATGGTATTGTCAGGAGAAGGTGCGGATGAAATTTTCGGAGGTTATTTGTATTTCAGAAATGCTCCTTCTGTTTTGGATTTCCAAAAAGAAACTGTTGAGCGTGTACAGAAGTTGTTTACAGCAGATTTACTTCGTGCAGATAAATCAACAATGGCTCACGGATTAGAAGCTCGTGTGCCTTTCTTAGACAAAGCATTTTTAGAATTAGCAATTAAAGTACAACCAGAAGAAAAAATGCCAAAAACCTATGAAGGTGTTGAAAAATATATTTTAAGAAAAGCATTTGACACTCCAGAAAAACCTTTTTTGCCCGAAGAGATTTTATGGCGTCAAAAAGAACAATTTTCAGACGGAGTTGGCTATAACTGGATTGATACGTTAATCGAATATTGCTCAAGTCAAGTTACTGATGAAGAATTTGCAAAAGCAAAAGCATTGTTCCCTTATAATACGCCAGTTACAAAAGAAGCGTTCTTTTACAGAACAATTTTTCATAAACATTTTCCACAAGATAGCGCTGCGCAAACAGTTCGTAAGTGGATTCCAAAATGGCAGGAAAATCAAGACCCAAGTGGTAGAGCAAATGCAGCTCACGTTAAGGCAGATGTTAGTATCGCCTCAAGTACAGAATTAGTGTAA
- the gyrB gene encoding DNA topoisomerase (ATP-hydrolyzing) subunit B, producing MSEEVKKNNYSADSIQALEGMEHVRMRPSMYIGDTGVRGLHHLVYEVVDNSIDEALAGHCDTIYVAINEDNSISVEDNGRGIPVDIHKKEGVSALEVVMTKIGAGGKFDKDSYKVSGGLHGVGVSCVNALSDHLRATVHREGKIYEQEYERGKALYPVKQIGTTDKRGTIVTFKPDGTIFTQTLEYSYDTLASRLRELSFLNKGITITLTDKRDVNEKGEFRTETFHSKEGLKEFVKFLDGNRVPIIGHVISMENEKGEIPVEVALIYNESYSENIFSYVNNINTHEGGTHLQGFRMGLTRTLKKYADASGLLDKLKFEISGDDFREGLTAIISVKVAEPQFEGQTKTKLGNREVVSPVSQAVAEMLENYLEENPNDAKIIVQKVILAAQARHAAKKAREMVQRKTVMGGGGLPGKLSDCSEQDPARCEIFLVEGDSAGGTAKQGRDRAFQAILPLRGKILNVEKAMHHKVFENEEIRNIFTALGVTIGTEEDSKALNISKLRYHKVVIMCDADVDGSHISTLILTFFFRFMKELIEGGHVYIATPPLYLVKKGNKKEYAWNDDQRDLANERMGGSAAIQRYKGLGEMNAEQLWETTLNPEYRTLRQVTIDSLTEADRVFSMLMGDEVPPRREFIEKNAAYAKIDA from the coding sequence ATGAGCGAAGAAGTTAAGAAAAACAATTATTCGGCAGACAGTATTCAGGCACTAGAAGGAATGGAGCACGTAAGAATGCGTCCTTCCATGTATATTGGAGATACTGGAGTAAGAGGTTTACACCACTTGGTGTATGAAGTAGTAGATAACTCTATCGATGAAGCTCTTGCCGGTCATTGTGATACAATTTATGTAGCTATAAACGAAGATAATTCCATTAGTGTAGAAGATAATGGTCGTGGTATTCCAGTTGATATCCACAAAAAAGAAGGAGTTTCAGCTTTAGAGGTTGTAATGACTAAAATTGGTGCTGGAGGTAAATTCGACAAAGATTCATATAAAGTTTCTGGAGGTTTGCATGGTGTAGGGGTTTCGTGTGTTAACGCACTTTCTGACCACTTAAGAGCTACAGTTCATAGAGAAGGAAAAATTTATGAGCAAGAATACGAAAGAGGTAAAGCACTTTATCCAGTAAAACAAATCGGAACTACAGATAAGAGAGGAACAATTGTAACTTTCAAACCTGATGGAACTATTTTTACACAAACTTTAGAGTATTCTTACGATACGTTAGCTTCTCGTTTACGCGAACTTTCTTTCTTAAATAAAGGAATTACAATCACTTTAACAGACAAAAGAGACGTAAACGAAAAAGGTGAATTCAGAACAGAAACTTTTCATTCTAAAGAAGGATTAAAAGAGTTTGTTAAGTTCTTAGATGGAAACCGTGTGCCAATTATTGGTCACGTAATTTCGATGGAGAACGAAAAAGGTGAAATTCCAGTAGAAGTAGCTTTAATTTATAATGAAAGTTATTCAGAAAACATTTTTTCTTATGTAAACAATATTAATACTCACGAAGGAGGAACGCATTTACAAGGTTTCCGTATGGGATTAACTCGTACGTTGAAAAAATATGCCGATGCTTCTGGGTTGTTAGATAAATTGAAATTTGAAATTTCTGGAGATGATTTCCGTGAAGGTTTAACAGCAATTATTTCGGTAAAAGTTGCAGAACCTCAATTCGAAGGTCAAACAAAAACAAAACTTGGAAATAGAGAAGTAGTTTCTCCAGTTTCGCAAGCGGTTGCAGAAATGTTAGAGAATTATTTGGAAGAAAATCCAAATGATGCTAAAATTATAGTTCAAAAAGTAATATTGGCTGCTCAAGCACGTCATGCTGCTAAAAAAGCACGTGAAATGGTGCAACGTAAAACCGTTATGGGTGGCGGTGGATTACCAGGTAAACTTTCAGATTGTTCTGAGCAAGATCCGGCAAGATGTGAAATTTTCCTTGTTGAGGGAGATTCTGCGGGTGGAACTGCAAAACAAGGTCGTGATAGAGCATTTCAAGCAATTTTACCATTACGTGGTAAGATTTTAAATGTTGAAAAAGCAATGCATCACAAAGTATTCGAAAACGAAGAGATTCGTAATATTTTTACAGCACTTGGAGTTACAATCGGTACAGAAGAAGATAGTAAAGCTTTAAATATTTCTAAATTACGTTATCATAAAGTAGTCATCATGTGTGATGCCGATGTCGATGGTTCTCACATTTCTACTTTAATTTTAACTTTCTTCTTCAGATTTATGAAGGAGTTGATCGAAGGAGGACACGTTTATATAGCAACACCACCTTTATATTTAGTTAAAAAAGGAAACAAGAAAGAATATGCTTGGAACGATGACCAACGTGATTTAGCTAATGAAAGAATGGGAGGTAGTGCGGCTATTCAACGTTATAAAGGTCTTGGGGAGATGAACGCTGAACAATTATGGGAAACAACTTTAAATCCTGAATATAGAACACTTCGCCAAGTAACTATTGATAGTTTAACTGAAGCAGATAGAGTGTTTTCTATGTTAATGGGAGATGAGGTTCCACCACGTAGAGAGTTTATAGAGAAAAACGCTGCTTACGCTAAAATTGATGCGTAA
- a CDS encoding DUF6588 family protein — protein MRKLVYIIGMFVAFFFSQKSKAQTLNEQIGYLLADALFYSDKYITPATDAAVYQASSSWMNSAKKKEKWKFDLGIHVNTFIVPKKDREFQISNDDFQFFQIENAETAVVPSTLGNDNQVYLVGDLDGQEVRFKTPEGINQEVVVYPYLQASLGLPYGFELVGRYSTRTKLKKGDYQVYGFGLKHNFSQYFKKLEEKKINISFLTVYSNEEIRFDFLDVQTATFGNLGLDSFSSKINTFHFQLAFSKEIKDFEIIGSFITNVSNFNFEVYSDSSEPSLFLDPINQIIPQLEETKWNAMGEISGRYQISKIYLQSSIAFGKFVNANLGVQYQF, from the coding sequence ATGCGTAAACTAGTATATATAATAGGAATGTTTGTAGCTTTCTTTTTTAGTCAAAAAAGTAAGGCTCAAACTTTAAATGAACAAATAGGGTATCTGTTAGCAGATGCCCTTTTCTATTCAGATAAATACATAACTCCAGCAACTGATGCTGCGGTTTATCAAGCTTCCTCTTCTTGGATGAATTCGGCAAAGAAGAAAGAAAAATGGAAATTTGATTTAGGAATACATGTTAATACATTTATCGTTCCAAAAAAAGATAGAGAATTTCAAATAAGTAATGATGATTTTCAGTTTTTTCAAATTGAAAACGCTGAAACAGCGGTAGTTCCTTCTACTTTAGGAAACGACAATCAAGTTTATTTAGTTGGAGATTTAGATGGTCAAGAAGTAAGATTTAAAACTCCAGAAGGAATCAATCAAGAAGTTGTGGTTTATCCTTATTTGCAAGCTAGTTTAGGATTGCCTTATGGTTTTGAACTAGTAGGAAGATATTCAACCCGAACAAAACTTAAAAAAGGAGATTATCAAGTTTATGGCTTTGGATTAAAACATAACTTTAGTCAATACTTTAAAAAGTTAGAAGAAAAAAAAATCAATATATCATTTCTTACTGTTTATTCAAATGAAGAGATTCGATTTGATTTTTTAGATGTTCAAACTGCAACATTTGGAAATTTAGGACTTGATAGTTTTAGTAGTAAAATTAACACTTTTCATTTTCAATTAGCTTTTTCAAAAGAAATTAAAGATTTTGAGATTATAGGGAGTTTTATAACAAATGTTAGTAATTTTAATTTTGAAGTTTATAGTGATAGTTCAGAGCCATCTTTATTTCTTGATCCAATAAATCAAATTATTCCTCAACTAGAAGAAACAAAATGGAATGCCATGGGTGAAATTTCAGGTAGATATCAAATAAGCAAAATTTATCTGCAAAGTTCAATTGCTTTTGGTAAATTTGTAAACGCAAACCTTGGAGTTCAATATCAATTTTAA
- the mdh gene encoding malate dehydrogenase, protein MKVTIVGAGNVGATCADVISYRGIASEVVLVDIKEGFAEGKAMDIMQCATTTVFNTQLSGTTGDYSKTAGSDVVVITSGIPRKPGMTREELIGINAGIVKSVADNVLTHSPNAIIVVVSNPMDTMTYLTLKATGLPKNRVIGMGGALDSSRFKYFLSKALDKPANDVQGMVIGGHGDTTMIPLTRLASYNGVPVSNFLSQAELDKVAADTMVGGATLTGLLGTSAWYAPGASVAYLVDSILNNQKRMIPCSVFLEGEYGQEDICMGVPCIIGKNGVEKIVDVQLNDAEKALFAKSAEAVRNMNADLKSVL, encoded by the coding sequence ATGAAAGTAACAATAGTAGGTGCGGGTAACGTTGGTGCAACATGTGCAGATGTTATTTCGTACAGAGGAATTGCAAGCGAAGTAGTATTAGTAGATATCAAAGAAGGTTTTGCTGAAGGTAAAGCTATGGATATCATGCAATGTGCTACTACAACTGTATTCAACACACAATTAAGCGGAACAACAGGAGATTATTCAAAAACAGCAGGAAGTGATGTAGTAGTTATTACATCGGGAATTCCAAGAAAACCAGGTATGACTCGTGAGGAGTTAATCGGTATCAATGCAGGAATCGTTAAATCGGTTGCGGATAATGTATTAACACATTCTCCAAATGCTATTATTGTTGTAGTATCTAATCCAATGGATACAATGACATATTTAACTTTAAAAGCAACTGGATTACCTAAAAATAGAGTAATTGGAATGGGTGGAGCTTTAGATAGTTCTCGTTTCAAATATTTCTTATCAAAAGCTTTAGATAAACCAGCTAATGATGTTCAAGGAATGGTTATTGGTGGTCATGGTGATACAACTATGATTCCATTAACAAGATTGGCTTCTTATAATGGAGTGCCAGTTTCTAATTTCTTATCTCAAGCAGAATTAGACAAAGTAGCTGCTGATACTATGGTAGGTGGTGCTACTTTAACAGGATTGTTAGGTACTTCAGCTTGGTATGCTCCAGGTGCATCTGTAGCGTATTTAGTAGATAGTATTTTAAATAATCAAAAACGTATGATTCCATGTTCAGTATTCTTAGAAGGAGAGTATGGACAAGAAGATATTTGCATGGGAGTACCATGTATTATTGGAAAAAATGGTGTTGAAAAAATCGTTGATGTACAATTAAATGATGCTGAAAAAGCATTATTTGCTAAAAGTGCAGAAGCAGTTCGTAATATGAACGCAGATTTAAAATCAGTATTGTAA
- the secDF gene encoding protein translocase subunit SecDF: protein MQNRGLIKFFAIIFALVCVYQLSFTFVANSIVSDAKAFAKGDTAKELRYLDSIGKEKVYLGHTYKEVTNNQINKGLDLEGGLNVILQISVKDVLKQLANDSKNPAFNKALADAKANQQGNQDYIDAFFEAANAANVKLAAADVFGNRNLDEVIKFDMTNKQVEPIIKQKVQESVESAFKVLRERIDKFGVTQPNIQLLGNSGRILVELPGAKDIDRIKKLLQSTAQLEFWETYKIEEIGQYLMSVEEALKKTEVAVKEAPAKTNSIDSLLTDKADTTAAAKNSPFLGKMLAPGQQGSPFVGVFATKDTAAINAYFKRDDIKALLPANLTNVKFAWGKTNEKTPDQTELYALKGTRDNVAPLSGGVIVDATDTFDQLGKPAVSMQMNGNGSRKWEQITGAVSQQGNAIAIVLDNIVYSAPGVSKGAITGGRSEISGNFTIEETKDLANILRAGKLPAAAEIVQSEVVGPSLGQEAIDNGMISFVIGFALVLLWMVVYYGKTGFYANLALLVNILFIFGTLASFGAVLTLPGIAGIVLTIGMAVDANVIIFERAKEELDSGKTVQEATDYAFTWKGAMSSIIDANVTTAITAIILLVFGTGPIQGFATTLLIGIFTSVITAVFITRMFLDWSLSRNEKLAYSTSLTKTWFKNLNIDFLGKKKIAYAISGILVALSIFSLVTKGLNQGVDFVGGRTYQVRFDKPVSAPEVTADLVAVFGSAEAKVYGNTNQLKITTKYKIEDEGEGVDKEVNQKLYEGLKKYLPADLTYEKFANLYEGKTVGILSSGKVTGTISKDIKTNSLWAVLGSLFVVFAYLMISFRRWQFGFSAVVAVAHDVIIVLGIFSFFYTILPFNMEIDQAFIAAILTVIGYSLNDTVIVFDRVREFLDYNSSPDFKGLVNKALNTTLSRTINTSATTLVVLVAIFIFGGETIRGFVFAILVGILVGTYSSLFIATPVMQDTIGEKEGRKMAEFKKED from the coding sequence ATGCAGAATAGAGGACTAATTAAATTTTTCGCAATTATCTTTGCTTTGGTATGTGTATACCAGCTTTCTTTTACTTTCGTAGCGAATAGTATTGTTTCTGATGCAAAAGCTTTTGCTAAAGGAGATACTGCTAAAGAATTACGCTATTTAGATTCTATAGGGAAAGAAAAAGTATACTTAGGTCATACTTACAAAGAAGTTACAAATAACCAAATAAACAAAGGTCTTGACTTAGAAGGAGGATTAAACGTAATTCTTCAAATTTCAGTTAAAGATGTTTTAAAGCAATTGGCTAACGATTCTAAAAATCCAGCTTTCAACAAAGCTTTAGCTGATGCAAAAGCAAATCAACAAGGAAATCAAGATTATATTGATGCTTTCTTTGAAGCTGCAAATGCTGCTAATGTTAAGTTAGCTGCTGCTGATGTTTTTGGAAACAGAAACTTAGATGAAGTAATCAAGTTTGATATGACTAACAAACAAGTTGAGCCAATCATCAAACAAAAAGTTCAAGAATCTGTAGAAAGTGCTTTCAAAGTATTAAGAGAGCGTATCGATAAATTTGGAGTTACTCAACCTAATATCCAATTATTAGGAAATTCTGGAAGAATTTTAGTTGAATTACCAGGTGCTAAAGATATTGACCGTATTAAGAAATTATTACAAAGTACGGCTCAATTAGAGTTCTGGGAAACTTATAAAATAGAAGAAATCGGGCAATATTTAATGTCAGTTGAAGAGGCATTAAAGAAAACAGAAGTTGCTGTTAAAGAAGCTCCTGCAAAAACAAATAGTATTGATTCATTATTAACTGATAAAGCTGATACTACAGCTGCTGCTAAGAATAGTCCTTTCTTAGGTAAAATGTTAGCTCCAGGTCAGCAAGGTTCTCCGTTTGTAGGTGTTTTTGCTACTAAAGATACTGCTGCAATCAATGCTTACTTCAAAAGAGATGATATTAAAGCGTTATTACCTGCTAACTTAACTAATGTTAAATTTGCTTGGGGAAAAACGAACGAGAAAACTCCAGATCAAACTGAGTTATATGCATTAAAAGGAACAAGAGATAATGTTGCTCCTTTAAGTGGTGGTGTAATTGTTGATGCAACAGATACATTTGACCAATTAGGTAAGCCAGCTGTTTCTATGCAAATGAATGGTAATGGTTCAAGAAAATGGGAACAAATTACAGGTGCTGTTTCTCAACAAGGAAATGCAATTGCAATTGTTTTAGATAATATTGTGTATTCAGCTCCTGGAGTTAGTAAAGGTGCAATTACTGGTGGTAGATCAGAAATTTCTGGAAACTTTACAATTGAAGAAACAAAAGACTTAGCAAACATTTTAAGAGCTGGTAAATTACCTGCAGCTGCTGAAATTGTTCAGTCAGAAGTTGTAGGACCATCTTTAGGTCAAGAAGCTATTGATAATGGTATGATTTCATTCGTTATCGGATTTGCTCTTGTATTATTATGGATGGTAGTTTACTATGGTAAAACTGGTTTCTATGCTAACTTAGCGTTATTAGTAAATATTTTATTCATTTTTGGAACATTAGCAAGTTTTGGTGCTGTATTAACATTACCAGGTATCGCAGGTATCGTATTAACAATTGGTATGGCGGTAGATGCTAACGTAATCATCTTTGAAAGAGCTAAAGAAGAATTAGATAGTGGTAAAACGGTTCAAGAAGCAACTGATTATGCATTTACATGGAAAGGAGCTATGTCTTCTATCATCGATGCAAACGTTACTACTGCAATTACAGCTATCATCTTATTAGTATTTGGTACAGGACCAATTCAAGGTTTCGCTACTACATTATTAATTGGTATTTTTACTTCTGTAATTACAGCTGTATTCATTACAAGAATGTTCTTAGATTGGAGTTTAAGCAGAAATGAAAAATTAGCTTATTCTACTTCATTAACTAAAACTTGGTTCAAAAACTTAAATATCGATTTCTTAGGTAAAAAGAAAATTGCTTACGCTATTTCTGGAATCTTAGTTGCTTTGAGTATTTTCTCATTAGTTACTAAAGGATTAAACCAAGGTGTTGATTTTGTAGGAGGAAGAACTTACCAAGTGCGTTTCGATAAACCTGTTTCTGCTCCAGAAGTTACAGCTGATTTAGTTGCTGTTTTTGGAAGTGCTGAAGCAAAAGTTTATGGTAATACAAATCAGTTAAAAATTACTACTAAGTATAAAATTGAAGACGAAGGAGAAGGAGTAGATAAAGAAGTTAACCAAAAATTATACGAAGGATTAAAGAAATATTTACCTGCTGATTTAACTTACGAGAAATTCGCTAATTTATACGAAGGTAAAACAGTTGGAATTTTATCTTCTGGAAAAGTTACTGGTACAATTTCAAAAGATATTAAAACAAACTCTTTATGGGCAGTTTTAGGATCGTTATTCGTTGTATTTGCTTACTTAATGATTAGTTTCCGTAGATGGCAGTTTGGATTCTCAGCAGTTGTTGCTGTAGCTCACGACGTTATCATTGTATTAGGTATTTTCTCATTCTTCTATACAATTTTACCTTTCAATATGGAAATTGACCAAGCGTTTATTGCTGCAATTTTAACGGTTATTGGATATTCATTAAATGATACGGTAATTGTATTTGACAGAGTTCGTGAATTCTTAGACTACAATTCGTCTCCAGACTTTAAAGGATTAGTAAATAAAGCTTTAAATACTACATTAAGTAGAACAATTAATACTTCTGCTACAACATTAGTTGTATTAGTTGCAATCTTCATCTTTGGAGGTGAAACTATCAGAGGTTTCGTATTCGCTATCTTAGTAGGTATTTTAGTAGGAACTTATTCATCTTTATTCATTGCAACTCCGGTAATGCAAGATACAATTGGTGAAAAAGAAGGTCGTAAAATGGCTGAATTCAAAAAAGAAGACTAA
- a CDS encoding gliding motility lipoprotein GldH, whose translation MKTKFLLIAFVLVLMSCNQNQLFDKFNSDFTDNRWEVSDVKSFEFENKQSEGTSDLKLHFGHIRGFQFKEVPLEVEITSPDGNVEKLPVILKLMDESGNDLGDCSGDICDVYQSIKTFEKLEQGKYKVAVKSTFAGPFLPNVLGVGIIVEKQK comes from the coding sequence ATGAAAACTAAATTTCTTTTAATTGCCTTTGTGTTAGTATTGATGTCTTGTAATCAGAATCAATTGTTTGATAAATTTAATAGCGATTTTACAGACAATCGTTGGGAAGTTAGTGATGTTAAATCATTTGAGTTTGAAAATAAGCAATCTGAAGGCACAAGTGATTTAAAACTACATTTTGGTCACATAAGAGGATTTCAGTTTAAAGAAGTGCCTTTAGAAGTGGAAATTACATCTCCAGATGGTAATGTCGAAAAATTGCCTGTGATTTTAAAACTAATGGATGAATCAGGGAATGATTTAGGAGATTGCTCTGGTGATATTTGTGACGTTTATCAAAGTATTAAGACTTTTGAAAAACTTGAACAAGGAAAGTATAAGGTTGCTGTGAAAAGTACTTTCGCTGGACCTTTTTTACCTAATGTTCTTGGAGTTGGAATTATAGTAGAAAAACAGAAATAA
- the lgt gene encoding prolipoprotein diacylglyceryl transferase, with the protein MIHALNMVWNPSEGIDLGFFMLRFYSLSWVLAFGLGWYVMKPIFLRENESVESLDKLFVYTLVATMLGARLGHVIFYQSELFHEDPLSILLPISTKPTLHFTGFAGLASHGAAIGIIITMFYIQRRVIKRSFLWILDRIVIPVSLGAIFIRLGNFMNSEIVGTETTSSFGIKFLRDKFNARDAMEKTQIGDVSEAYKAIETNPQFSELLATVTPKHPAQLYEAICYVFVFAILMFLYWKTNARNKPGYLFGLFLVLLWSIRFVVEFVKESQGGFEQYPIFNALSTGQWLSIPFIFIGLYFVIKAKENKEV; encoded by the coding sequence ATGATACACGCACTTAATATGGTTTGGAATCCTTCCGAAGGAATTGATTTAGGTTTTTTCATGTTACGTTTTTACAGCTTATCTTGGGTATTGGCTTTTGGATTAGGTTGGTATGTTATGAAACCTATTTTCTTAAGAGAAAACGAATCAGTTGAATCATTAGATAAGTTATTTGTTTACACTTTAGTAGCAACTATGTTAGGAGCTCGATTAGGACATGTAATTTTTTATCAATCCGAGTTATTTCATGAAGACCCATTAAGTATATTGTTACCAATAAGTACAAAACCTACATTACACTTTACTGGTTTTGCCGGTTTAGCTAGTCACGGAGCAGCTATTGGTATCATTATTACGATGTTTTACATCCAAAGAAGAGTTATAAAACGTTCTTTTTTATGGATTTTAGATAGAATTGTAATTCCGGTTTCATTAGGCGCCATTTTCATTCGATTAGGAAATTTTATGAACTCTGAAATTGTAGGAACTGAAACCACTTCATCGTTTGGAATTAAATTCTTAAGAGATAAATTTAACGCTAGAGATGCAATGGAAAAAACTCAAATTGGAGATGTTTCTGAAGCTTACAAAGCCATTGAAACCAATCCTCAATTTTCAGAATTATTAGCTACAGTAACACCAAAACACCCAGCTCAGTTATACGAAGCTATATGTTACGTTTTTGTATTTGCAATATTGATGTTTTTATATTGGAAAACTAATGCTAGAAACAAACCTGGTTACTTATTCGGATTGTTCTTAGTCTTATTATGGTCGATACGATTTGTAGTAGAGTTTGTAAAAGAAAGTCAAGGAGGTTTTGAACAATATCCTATTTTTAATGCGCTTTCAACAGGACAATGGTTAAGTATTCCGTTTATATTTATTGGACTTTACTTTGTAATAAAAGCTAAAGAAAACAAAGAGGTTTAA
- the yidD gene encoding membrane protein insertion efficiency factor YidD, producing the protein MCSNHTSSNPKTLKQWIIFPFVLLVRFYQVVISPLTPATCRFEPTCSTYTIQALQKHGIFKGGWLALKRIFSCHPWGRSGYDPVP; encoded by the coding sequence ATGTGTAGCAATCACACTTCTTCAAATCCGAAAACTTTAAAACAGTGGATAATATTTCCATTTGTTTTATTGGTACGATTTTATCAAGTTGTCATTTCTCCATTAACACCCGCAACATGTCGTTTTGAACCTACTTGTTCAACCTATACAATTCAAGCATTACAAAAACATGGCATTTTCAAAGGAGGTTGGTTAGCTTTAAAAAGAATTTTTAGTTGCCATCCTTGGGGAAGAAGCGGTTACGATCCAGTTCCTTGA